A section of the Oryzias latipes chromosome 10, ASM223467v1 genome encodes:
- the LOC101174437 gene encoding muscleblind-like protein 3 isoform X1 — MAVSMTMGRDTKWLTLEVCREFQRGTCTRSDADCKFAHPSRSCHVDNGRVIACFDSLKGRCTRENCKYLHPPPHLKTQLEINGRNNLIQQKAAAAMLAQQVPFFLAGAQLPPITQFSVTPSLATNPTMPFNPYQAMGLVPELPPLLVPGSPTGLPNMGNITYAQKRADKLEVCREFQRGNCTRGDCRFAHPLEAGMVDGRENCVIVCMDYIKGRCGRDKCKYFHPPAHLQARIKALQHQIGQNNAPAPMAVSPVGVQPLPKRSVLEKSNGAGAAVVNSSMLYYQQALANIHQQQPAFYHTLDPPELLASDPVELQYVPMETHFCPVPKLLVAAPVALSSVSLSRNPS, encoded by the exons ATGGCTGTCAGCATGACCATGGGGCGAGACACCAAATGGCTGACCTTGGAAGTGTGTCGAGAGTTTCAGAGAGGCACCTGCACTCGCTCCGATGCCGACTGCAAGTTCGCACATCCCTCCCGGAGCTGCCACGTGGACAACGGCCGAGTCATCGCCTGCTTTGATTCCCTCAAG GGGCGTTGCACACGGGAAAACTGTAAATACCTGCACCCTCCTCCACACCTGAAAACCCAGCTGGAGATTAATGGGAGAAACAACCTGATCCAGCAGAAGGCCGCTGCAGCCATGTTAGCTCAACAGGTGCCGTTCTTTCTGGCTGGAGCACAACTGCCACCCATT ACACAATTTTCAGTGACGCCCTCCCTGGCAACAAACCCCACCATGCCATTCAATCCATATCAGGCCATGGGCTTGGTGCCTGAGCTGCCGCCCCTGCTTGTCCCTGGGAGTCCCACTGGTCTGCCAAACATGGGAAATATCACCTACGCACAAAAGCGCGCAGACAAGCTGGAG GTTTGTCGAGAATTTCAACGCGGGAACTGCACAAGGGGGGACTGCCGCTTCGCTCACCCTCTAGAGGCCGGCATGGTGGACGGCAGGGAGAACTGTGTCATTGTTTGCATGGACTACATTAAAGGCCGCTGCGGCCGAGACAAGTGCAAATACTTCCACCCCCCTGCTCACCTGCAAGCTAGGATCAAAGCTTTGCAACACCAAATCGGTCAAAACAATGCGCCTGCACCTATG GCTGTGTCTCCAGTGGGCGTGCAGCCACTACCAAAGAGGTCGGTTCTAGAGAAAAGCAATGGAGCTGGTGCCGCAGTCGTCAATTCCAGCATGTTATACTACCAGCAAGCCCTGGCTAACATACACCAACAGCAACCAGCCTTTTACCACACAT TAGACCCCCCAGAGCTTCTGGCCTCTGATCCAGTAGAGCTCCAGTACGTTCCCATGGAAACCCATTTCTGCCCTGTCCCCAAACTGCTGGTGGCGGCTCCAGTGGCACTAAGCTCAGTAAGCCTTTCCAGAAACCCCAGCTAG
- the LOC101174437 gene encoding muscleblind-like protein 3 isoform X2, with product MAVSMTMGRDTKWLTLEVCREFQRGTCTRSDADCKFAHPSRSCHVDNGRVIACFDSLKGRCTRENCKYLHPPPHLKTQLEINGRNNLIQQKAAAAMLAQQVPFFLAGAQLPPITQFSVTPSLATNPTMPFNPYQAMGLVPELPPLLVPGSPTGLPNMGNITYAQKRADKLEVCREFQRGNCTRGDCRFAHPLEAGMVDGRENCVIVCMDYIKGRCGRDKCKYFHPPAHLQARIKALQHQIGQNNAPAPMAVSPVGVQPLPKRSVLEKSNGAGAAVVNSSMLYYQQALANIHQQQPAFYHTFPMMHGATTSSVSSASTPVTNVPFAESAASNQTPQSFWPLIQ from the exons ATGGCTGTCAGCATGACCATGGGGCGAGACACCAAATGGCTGACCTTGGAAGTGTGTCGAGAGTTTCAGAGAGGCACCTGCACTCGCTCCGATGCCGACTGCAAGTTCGCACATCCCTCCCGGAGCTGCCACGTGGACAACGGCCGAGTCATCGCCTGCTTTGATTCCCTCAAG GGGCGTTGCACACGGGAAAACTGTAAATACCTGCACCCTCCTCCACACCTGAAAACCCAGCTGGAGATTAATGGGAGAAACAACCTGATCCAGCAGAAGGCCGCTGCAGCCATGTTAGCTCAACAGGTGCCGTTCTTTCTGGCTGGAGCACAACTGCCACCCATT ACACAATTTTCAGTGACGCCCTCCCTGGCAACAAACCCCACCATGCCATTCAATCCATATCAGGCCATGGGCTTGGTGCCTGAGCTGCCGCCCCTGCTTGTCCCTGGGAGTCCCACTGGTCTGCCAAACATGGGAAATATCACCTACGCACAAAAGCGCGCAGACAAGCTGGAG GTTTGTCGAGAATTTCAACGCGGGAACTGCACAAGGGGGGACTGCCGCTTCGCTCACCCTCTAGAGGCCGGCATGGTGGACGGCAGGGAGAACTGTGTCATTGTTTGCATGGACTACATTAAAGGCCGCTGCGGCCGAGACAAGTGCAAATACTTCCACCCCCCTGCTCACCTGCAAGCTAGGATCAAAGCTTTGCAACACCAAATCGGTCAAAACAATGCGCCTGCACCTATG GCTGTGTCTCCAGTGGGCGTGCAGCCACTACCAAAGAGGTCGGTTCTAGAGAAAAGCAATGGAGCTGGTGCCGCAGTCGTCAATTCCAGCATGTTATACTACCAGCAAGCCCTGGCTAACATACACCAACAGCAACCAGCCTTTTACCACACAT TTCCCATGATGCACGGTGCCACCACCTCCTCTGTTTCGTCGGCCTCGACCCCAGTCACCAATGTTCCTTTTGCTGAATCTGCCGCCTCGAATCAG ACCCCCCAGAGCTTCTGGCCTCTGATCCAGTAG
- the LOC101174437 gene encoding muscleblind-like protein 3 isoform X3 — translation MAVSMTMGRDTKWLTLEVCREFQRGTCTRSDADCKFAHPSRSCHVDNGRVIACFDSLKGRCTRENCKYLHPPPHLKTQLEINGRNNLIQQKAAAAMLAQQVPFFLAGAQLPPITQFSVTPSLATNPTMPFNPYQAMGLVPELPPLLVPGSPTGLPNMGNITYAQKRADKLEVCREFQRGNCTRGDCRFAHPLEAGMVDGRENCVIVCMDYIKGRCGRDKCKYFHPPAHLQARIKALQHQIGQNNAPAPMAVSPVGVQPLPKRSVLEKSNGAGAAVVNSSMLYYQQALANIHQQQPAFYHTFPMMHGATTSSVSSASTPVTNVPFAESAASNQ, via the exons ATGGCTGTCAGCATGACCATGGGGCGAGACACCAAATGGCTGACCTTGGAAGTGTGTCGAGAGTTTCAGAGAGGCACCTGCACTCGCTCCGATGCCGACTGCAAGTTCGCACATCCCTCCCGGAGCTGCCACGTGGACAACGGCCGAGTCATCGCCTGCTTTGATTCCCTCAAG GGGCGTTGCACACGGGAAAACTGTAAATACCTGCACCCTCCTCCACACCTGAAAACCCAGCTGGAGATTAATGGGAGAAACAACCTGATCCAGCAGAAGGCCGCTGCAGCCATGTTAGCTCAACAGGTGCCGTTCTTTCTGGCTGGAGCACAACTGCCACCCATT ACACAATTTTCAGTGACGCCCTCCCTGGCAACAAACCCCACCATGCCATTCAATCCATATCAGGCCATGGGCTTGGTGCCTGAGCTGCCGCCCCTGCTTGTCCCTGGGAGTCCCACTGGTCTGCCAAACATGGGAAATATCACCTACGCACAAAAGCGCGCAGACAAGCTGGAG GTTTGTCGAGAATTTCAACGCGGGAACTGCACAAGGGGGGACTGCCGCTTCGCTCACCCTCTAGAGGCCGGCATGGTGGACGGCAGGGAGAACTGTGTCATTGTTTGCATGGACTACATTAAAGGCCGCTGCGGCCGAGACAAGTGCAAATACTTCCACCCCCCTGCTCACCTGCAAGCTAGGATCAAAGCTTTGCAACACCAAATCGGTCAAAACAATGCGCCTGCACCTATG GCTGTGTCTCCAGTGGGCGTGCAGCCACTACCAAAGAGGTCGGTTCTAGAGAAAAGCAATGGAGCTGGTGCCGCAGTCGTCAATTCCAGCATGTTATACTACCAGCAAGCCCTGGCTAACATACACCAACAGCAACCAGCCTTTTACCACACAT TTCCCATGATGCACGGTGCCACCACCTCCTCTGTTTCGTCGGCCTCGACCCCAGTCACCAATGTTCCTTTTGCTGAATCTGCCGCCTCGAATCAG TAG
- the LOC101174677 gene encoding heparan-sulfate 6-O-sulfotransferase 2-like, which translates to MDVKSSGTNNHQRLLVVLLMVLLFGVIMIQYVCPGRSECRVLHQLGSLFTIVGATGSRTSGNELQDGLQKDPYIAEDSALSRFVPRFNFTKDDLNRGVDFNIKGDDVIVFLHIQKTGGTTFGRHLVRNIKLERPCECHAGQKKCTCLRPGKMETWLFSRFSTGWSCGLHADWTELTSCVPSRMDSREVPKNSPIRNYYYITILRDPVSRYLSEWRHVQRGATWKASLHVCDGRSPTLSELPSCYSGDDWSGCSLQEFMDCPYNLANNRQTRMLADLSLVGCYNVSTMTEEERWAVLLESAKRNLRGMAFFGLTEYQRKTQYLFERTFNLEFIAPFTQLNGTRASTVDVPPGTQQRILELNRWDVKLYEYARDLFLQRFQVTRQQERRQARERRQEQRRRVRGRFPSKQGLPQKTTETPHTVVTEEPQREKAAGNDVDSKGLLPDWWDLDDNSTDEDYTDNVEQW; encoded by the exons ATGGATGTAAAATCCAGCGGCACCAACAACCATCAGCGACTGCTGGTCGTTCTGTTGATGGTGTTGCTCTTTGGCGTCATCATGATCCAGTATGTGTGCCCCGGCAGGTCGGAATGCCGCGTGCTACACCAGCTCGGATCCTTGTTTACCATCGTCGGTGCAACTGGTTCTCGAACCAGTGGCAATGAGCTGCAGGACGGGCTCCAGAAAGATCCGTACATCGCAGAGGACAGTGCTTTATCCCGGTTTGTCCCTCGATTTAACTTCACCAAAGACGATCTTAACCGCGGCGTAGATTTCAACATCAAAGGGGATGATGTCATCGTTTTCCTGCACATTCAAAAGACAGGGGGCACGACGTTTGGTCGACACTTGGTACGGAATATTAAATTAGAAAGACCGTGTGAGTGCCACGCGGGTCAGAAGAAATGCACCTGTTTGCGGCCAGGTAAGATGGAAACCTGGCTGTTTTCCCGGTTCTCCACGGGCTGGAGCTGTGGGCTCCATGCAGACTGGACCGAGCTGACCAGCTGTGTCCCTTCAAGAATGGACTCCAGAGAAGTTCCCAAGAACTCGCCCAT aaGAAACTATTATTATATAACGATCTTAAGAGATCCAGTGTCAAGGTACCTGAGCGAGTGGCGTCATGTGCAGCGTGGTGCTACGTGGAAGGCCTCCTTACATGTTTGTGATGGACGCTCACCAACGTTGTCAGAGCTGCCGAGCTGCTATTCAGGGGATGACTGGTCAGGCTGCTCCCTGCAGGAGTTCATGGACTGCCCCTACAACCTGGCCAACAACCGACAAACCCGCATGCTGGCTGACCTCAGTCTGGTGGGCTGCTACAATGTCTCTACCATGACTGAGGAAGAACGCTGGGCAGTGCTTCTAGAGAGTGCCAAACGCAATCTTCGGGGCATGGCCTTCTTTGGCCTCACAGAGTACCAGCGTAAGACCCAATACCTCTTCGAACGAACTTTTAACTTGGAGTTCATTGCACCCTTCACACAGCTGAATGGCACCCGTGCGTCCACTGTCGACGTACCGCCTGGGACGCAGCAGAGGATCCTCGAACTTAACAGATGGGATGTAAAATTGTACGAGTATGCACGGGACCTTTTCTTGCAGCGCTTTCAGGTAACGAGGCAGCAGGAACGGAGACAGGCCAGGGAAAGGCGTCAGGAGCAGAGGAGACGGGTCAGGGGACGGTTCCCCTCAAAGCAGGGCTTACCTCAGAAGACTACAGAAACGCCACACACTGTTGTAACAGAAGAGCCTCAGAGGGAGAAGGCTGCCGGGAACGACGTCGATTCTAAAGGGCTGCTCCCAGACTGGTGGGATCTGGATGATAATAGCACAGACGAGGATTACACCGACAATGTAGAGCAGTGGTAG